A window from Malania oleifera isolate guangnan ecotype guangnan chromosome 7, ASM2987363v1, whole genome shotgun sequence encodes these proteins:
- the LOC131160938 gene encoding 21 kDa protein-like, which produces MKSQSSLLFISSLALLLFLRPVPTAAAASAAPPQSNAPRPAPAANETTFVWQTCNVSAISCKPYVCGKNLAYILASCNRTDIPVDLCNSSLSPYADDVNQNPANLACVAIAVSAYRVTSIKANISRIGKKADKKAASAFGDCSENFSSAREQIISSARALTKLVSINSSTKRFKDIAADVQTRMDGAITDENTCMDGVKEMLPEKDLAVVAVEALVNRATEHTSIGEAMFKFYIQSRLDNKSYA; this is translated from the coding sequence ATGAAATCCCAAAGCTCTCTCCTCTTCATCTCCTCCTTAGCTCTCCTCCTCTTCCTCCGCCCCGTCCCCACAGCCGCTGCCGCCTCCGCCGCCCCTCCACAAAGCAACGCTCCCCGCCCCGCCCCCGCTGCCAACGAGACCACCTTCGTCTGGCAAACTTGCAATGTAAGCGCAATCTCCTGCAAACCATACGTTTGCGGCAAAAACCTCGCTTACATTCTCGCTAGCTGCAACAGAACAGATATTCCTGTCGACCTCTGCAACAGCTCGCTCTCCCCCTATGCCGACGACGTGAACCAGAACCCGGCCAACTTAGCTTGCGTTGCCATCGCCGTTTCCGCGTACAGGGTCACCTCCATCAAGGCGAACATCTCCAGAATCGGGAAAAAAGCCGATAAGAAAGCCGCCTCCGCCTTCGGCGACTGCTCCGAGAACTTCAGCTCCGCCCGCGAACAGATTATATCGTCCGCGAGGGCGTTGACTAAGCTAGTCAGCATAAACAGCTCGACTAAGAGGTTTAAGGACATAGCAGCAGACGTGCAAACGAGGATGGATGGAGCCATAACGGACGAGAATACGTGCATGGACGGAGTGAAGGAGATGCTGCCGGAAAAGGATCTCGCGGTGGTGGCGGTGGAGGCTTTGGTTAATAGGGCCACGGAGCACACGAGCATTGGGGAGGCGATGTTCAAGTTTTATATTCAAAGCAGGTTAGATAATAAATCCTACGCCTGA